The following are from one region of the Variovorax sp. V213 genome:
- a CDS encoding LON peptidase substrate-binding domain-containing protein has product MTTQPLLHSLPLFPLGTVLFPGGVLPLRIFEVRYLDMIGKCRKADAPFGVVSLTSGSEVRKPGADAESFAAVGTLAVIREFDSPQSGLLQIECAGTQRFRVRSAELQKHGLWVAEVEAVLEDAAIEIPGDLQHTATALRRLVDTLEERRRAQGAESVRLPVGEPFRFDDCGWVANRWCELVPMQLELRQRLMELDSPLMRLELVSDLLARVGITE; this is encoded by the coding sequence ATGACGACACAACCCCTTCTTCATTCACTGCCATTGTTTCCGCTCGGCACGGTTCTGTTCCCCGGCGGCGTGCTTCCGCTGCGTATTTTCGAGGTACGTTATCTCGACATGATCGGCAAATGCCGCAAGGCCGATGCGCCTTTCGGCGTCGTCAGCCTCACGAGCGGCAGCGAGGTGCGCAAGCCAGGTGCCGATGCGGAAAGCTTCGCGGCCGTCGGCACGCTGGCGGTCATCCGCGAATTCGATTCGCCGCAAAGCGGCCTGCTGCAGATCGAATGCGCCGGCACGCAGCGTTTCAGGGTTCGCAGCGCCGAGTTGCAAAAACACGGTTTGTGGGTGGCCGAGGTGGAGGCCGTGCTCGAGGATGCGGCCATCGAGATCCCGGGCGACCTCCAGCACACCGCCACGGCACTGCGGCGCCTGGTCGATACCCTCGAAGAGCGCCGCCGCGCGCAGGGTGCCGAAAGCGTGCGCCTGCCCGTCGGCGAGCCCTTTCGGTTCGACGATTGCGGCTGGGTGGCCAACCGCTGGTGCGAACTGGTACCCATGCAGCTCGAACTCCGGCAACGGCTCATGGAGCTCGACAGCCCCCTGATGCGGCTCGAATTGGTCAGCGATCTGCTCGCACGCGTGGGCATCACTGAATAG
- a CDS encoding YgjP-like metallopeptidase domain-containing protein, with product MKYLAGYPPALLAQVQQLVATEGLAPLLRSRYPGAMHEVQTDRALYDYVSELKSDFMRKAPPLSKVAFDSKLHVIRNALGTHTTVSRVQGSKLKAKREIRVASLFREVPLEWLRMIVVHELAHMKERDHDKSFYALCEHMEPSYHRLEFDVRLYLTHLDSGGERLWANPLPNPLPNPLPNAAAPVSAP from the coding sequence ATGAAATATCTTGCGGGCTATCCACCCGCCTTGCTGGCGCAGGTTCAGCAGCTGGTCGCGACCGAAGGGCTCGCGCCCTTGCTGCGCAGCCGCTATCCCGGCGCCATGCACGAGGTGCAGACGGACCGTGCGCTCTACGACTACGTGAGCGAACTCAAGAGCGATTTCATGCGCAAGGCGCCGCCGCTCTCCAAGGTGGCGTTCGACAGCAAGCTGCACGTGATCCGCAATGCGCTCGGTACGCACACCACCGTTTCGCGCGTTCAAGGCAGCAAGCTCAAGGCCAAGCGGGAAATCCGGGTGGCGAGCCTGTTCAGGGAAGTGCCGCTGGAGTGGCTGCGCATGATCGTGGTCCATGAGCTCGCGCACATGAAGGAGCGGGACCATGACAAGAGCTTTTATGCGCTGTGCGAACACATGGAGCCAAGCTACCACCGGCTGGAGTTCGACGTGCGGCTGTACCTGACGCACCTGGATTCGGGCGGCGAGCGCCTGTGGGCGAACCCGCTGCCGAACCCGCTGCCGAACCCGCTGCCAAATGCGGCGGCCCCGGTCAGCGCACCGTAG
- a CDS encoding Hsp70 family protein has translation MHPPSSLPTIGIDFGTSNSAVACRVDGAARLLPVEGSATTLPTAIFFNAEDRSTHFGREAVALYLAGTEGRLMRSLKSLLGSALMQEKTAVYDGLVSFEDIIARFLRELAARAGRELGRVPERVVIGRPVHFVDDDSRRDERAEESLRHAARAAGFREIAFQLEPIAAAFDYEQRITKESLVLIVDVGGGTSDFTVVRVGPDRAAREDRSDDVLATSGVHIGGTDFDQRLNLDRVMPEFGFRHTGAQGREVPSKVFFELSSWHLINWLYAAKAVRQAKDLRTSYSDTRLHDRLMTVLEERHGHRIASEVEQAKIDASVNDAPTAIDLSCAEPGLAASLSPADMAQQLSPLLESVIACAHACVKRAGLRSGDLDAIYLTGGSSALRPFQQALRRSFAGVNLVEGDLFGGVATGLACARPVA, from the coding sequence GTGCATCCACCGTCGTCGCTGCCGACGATCGGCATCGACTTCGGCACCTCCAATTCCGCCGTGGCCTGCCGGGTCGACGGCGCGGCCCGCCTGCTGCCCGTGGAGGGCTCGGCGACCACCCTGCCCACCGCGATCTTCTTCAACGCCGAAGACCGCAGCACGCATTTCGGCCGCGAGGCCGTCGCGCTCTATCTTGCGGGCACCGAGGGCCGCCTGATGCGCTCGCTGAAGAGCCTGCTCGGCAGCGCGCTGATGCAGGAGAAAACGGCCGTCTACGACGGGCTTGTGAGCTTCGAGGACATCATCGCGCGCTTTCTGCGCGAACTCGCCGCGCGGGCGGGCCGCGAACTGGGCCGGGTGCCGGAGCGCGTGGTCATCGGCCGGCCGGTTCATTTCGTGGACGACGATTCCAGGCGGGACGAACGCGCGGAAGAAAGCCTGCGCCACGCGGCGCGCGCGGCCGGATTCCGCGAGATCGCGTTCCAGCTCGAACCGATTGCCGCAGCCTTCGACTATGAGCAGCGCATCACGAAGGAGTCACTGGTGCTGATCGTCGACGTCGGGGGCGGCACCTCCGACTTCACCGTGGTGCGCGTCGGCCCGGACCGCGCCGCGCGCGAAGACCGCAGCGACGACGTGCTGGCCACCAGCGGCGTGCACATCGGCGGAACCGATTTCGACCAGCGCCTGAACCTCGATCGCGTCATGCCGGAATTCGGCTTTCGCCACACGGGCGCGCAGGGACGCGAAGTGCCGAGCAAGGTGTTCTTCGAGCTCTCGTCCTGGCACCTGATCAACTGGCTTTATGCCGCCAAGGCGGTGCGGCAGGCAAAGGATTTGCGCACCAGCTACAGCGACACGCGGCTGCACGACCGTCTGATGACGGTGCTCGAAGAGCGGCACGGCCATCGCATCGCCAGCGAGGTCGAGCAGGCGAAGATCGATGCCTCGGTGAACGATGCGCCCACCGCCATCGACCTTTCGTGCGCCGAACCGGGCTTGGCCGCATCGCTCTCGCCCGCCGACATGGCACAGCAGCTTTCTCCGCTGCTCGAGAGCGTGATTGCCTGTGCGCACGCCTGCGTCAAGCGGGCCGGGCTGCGCAGCGGCGACCTCGACGCCATCTACCTGACGGGAGGCTCGTCGGCGCTGCGGCCGTTCCAGCAGGCCTTGCGCAGGAGCTTCGCCGGGGTCAACCTCGTCGAAGGCGACCTGTTCGGCGGCGTGGCCACCGGGCTGGCCTGCGCGAGGCCGGTTGCATGA
- the lysS gene encoding lysine--tRNA ligase — protein MSDHLIPSIPTPAAAPAAAPAVDDNQLIAERREKLKLMRTAQTEGKGVAFPNDFKPGHRAASLIEAHGATEAEALEAQAISVSVAGRMMLKRVMGKASFATVQDATSRIQLYVTRDAIGEEAYAEFKRWDLGDIVGAEGTLMKTKTGELSVKVTKLRLLTKSLRPLPDKFHGMADQEQKYRQRYVDLITDESARVRFTARSKAVSALREFMVANDFLEVETPMLHPIPGGANAKPFKTHHNALDQEMFLRIAPELYLKRLIVGGFERVFEINRSYRNEGISVRHNPEFTMMEFYAAYWNYRDLMDFTETLIRTIADKAVGTQQLTYQGKPVDLTQPFERLTIREAILKHTEAGDGVDDSAWLINALRKIGLSEEKDKLSQRSLASLQVMYFEETVEEKLWQPTFIMEHPTEISPLARANDERPEVTERFELYITGREFGNGFSELNDAEDQAARFNAQVAAKDSGDDEAMYYDHDFVRALEYGMPPTGGCGIGIDRLMMLLTDSPSIRDVILFPALRRES, from the coding sequence ATGTCCGACCACCTGATCCCCTCCATTCCCACGCCCGCTGCGGCTCCAGCCGCGGCGCCCGCCGTCGACGACAACCAGCTCATCGCGGAACGCCGCGAAAAGCTCAAGCTGATGCGCACCGCGCAGACCGAGGGCAAGGGCGTCGCGTTTCCGAACGACTTCAAACCGGGCCACCGCGCCGCCTCGCTGATCGAGGCGCACGGCGCCACCGAAGCCGAAGCGCTCGAAGCACAGGCCATTTCCGTGAGCGTGGCGGGCCGCATGATGCTCAAGCGCGTGATGGGCAAGGCCAGCTTCGCGACGGTGCAGGACGCCACCAGCCGGATCCAGCTCTACGTGACACGCGACGCCATCGGCGAAGAGGCCTACGCCGAGTTCAAGCGATGGGACCTGGGCGATATCGTCGGGGCCGAGGGCACGCTGATGAAGACCAAGACCGGCGAGCTCTCGGTCAAGGTCACGAAGCTGCGCCTGCTCACCAAGAGCCTGCGTCCGCTGCCCGACAAGTTCCACGGCATGGCCGACCAGGAGCAGAAGTACCGCCAGCGCTACGTCGACCTGATTACCGACGAGTCGGCGCGCGTGCGCTTCACCGCGCGCAGCAAGGCCGTGAGCGCCCTGCGCGAATTCATGGTGGCCAACGACTTCCTCGAAGTCGAGACGCCGATGCTGCACCCCATTCCGGGTGGCGCGAACGCCAAGCCCTTCAAGACGCACCACAACGCGCTCGACCAGGAGATGTTCCTGCGCATCGCGCCCGAGCTCTACCTCAAGCGGCTGATCGTCGGCGGCTTCGAGCGGGTGTTCGAGATCAACCGGAGCTACCGCAACGAGGGCATCTCGGTGCGGCACAACCCCGAGTTCACGATGATGGAGTTCTACGCGGCCTACTGGAACTACCGCGACCTGATGGACTTCACCGAGACGCTGATCCGCACCATTGCCGACAAGGCCGTGGGCACCCAACAGCTCACCTACCAGGGCAAGCCGGTCGACCTGACCCAGCCCTTCGAGCGCCTGACGATCCGCGAAGCCATTCTCAAGCACACCGAGGCTGGTGATGGCGTCGACGACAGCGCCTGGCTCATCAACGCACTGCGCAAGATCGGCCTGAGCGAAGAAAAGGACAAGCTCTCGCAGCGCAGCCTCGCCAGCCTGCAGGTGATGTACTTCGAAGAGACCGTGGAAGAGAAGCTCTGGCAGCCGACCTTCATCATGGAGCACCCGACCGAAATCTCGCCGCTGGCGCGCGCCAACGACGAACGCCCCGAAGTGACCGAGCGCTTCGAGCTCTACATCACGGGCCGCGAATTCGGCAACGGCTTCAGCGAGCTCAACGACGCCGAGGACCAGGCCGCGCGCTTCAACGCGCAGGTGGCCGCCAAGGACAGCGGCGACGACGAAGCCATGTACTACGACCACGACTTCGTGCGTGCGCTCGAATACGGCATGCCGCCCACCGGCGGCTGCGGCATCGGCATCGACCGGCTGATGATGCTGCTGACCGATTCGCCAAGCATTCGCGACGTGATCCTGTTCCCCGCGCTTCGCAGGGAATCTTGA